A window from Salvelinus sp. IW2-2015 linkage group LG5, ASM291031v2, whole genome shotgun sequence encodes these proteins:
- the LOC111964223 gene encoding WD repeat-containing protein 44 isoform X2, whose amino-acid sequence MASDSDTEEFYDAAEDVNFTPPPKLTPTQFVLPTPQGVVESSPEDVAVGLATLEARQDDPIQIIDSIIEESQKGIVAEEALLMGERDVETRMESQVKKENKAHVEPEHPAVEPQPVVERSKQPQEQQGVCSMVLPDIPGPSVGSQEHVQPPDITSTLGQGQSQPDLPPDLPDLPRVSAEDREQRPADILDQVCEGDKKPGDSTDPGPSKPPRQFTVEPDIVASTKKPPPSRPPPPSGAPPPRPPPPSRPALPLSKKSQECMRPTGLDAEPEEPCGLVSPSSTVRGITKDLQHSLDLASATSGDKVVTAQENEDEQASGPIDDSLGPQRPRSNSGRELTDEEILASVMIKNLDTGEEIPLIQAEEKLPTGINPLTLHIMRRTKEYITNDAAQSDDDDRGQAPLTDTDGGKLKQKTTRLKKFLGKSVKRAKHLAEEYGEKAVNKVKSVRDEVFHNDQDDPSSSDDEGMPYTRPVKFKAAHSFKGPFDFDQVKVVQDLSGEHMGAVWTMKFSHCGRLLATAGQDNVVRIWVLKNSFDYFNNMRAKYNTEGRVSPSPSQESLCSSKSDTDGGMSSVPEDPEDKNLPFRQVPFCKYKGHTAELLDLSWSKNYFLLSSSMDKTVRLWHISRRECLXCFQHIDFVTAIAFHPRDDRYFLSGSLDGKLRLWNIPDKKVALWNEVDGQTRLITAANFCQNGKYAVIGTYDGRCIFYDTERLKYHTQIHVRSTRGRNRVGRKITGIEPLPGENKILVTSNDCRIRLYDLRDLSLSMKYKGYVNSSSQIKASFSHDYSFIVSGSEDKYVYIWSTYHDLSKFTSVRRDRNDFWEGIKAHNAVVTSAIFAPHPNLIVPQEAGAEKAGAGADAECKSVDSTDSETIPSGALKADHTEVLLSADFTGAIKVFINVKKY is encoded by the exons ATCATCGACAGCATCATTGAGGAGAGCCAGAAGGGAATTGTGGCGGAGGAGGCTCTGctgatgggagagagggatgttgAGACAAGGATGGAGTCACAGGTGAAGAAGGAGAATAAGGCCCATGTAGAACCAGAGCATCCTGCTGTGGAACCTCAGCCTGTGGTTGAGAGATCAAAGCAGCCTCAGGAACAGCAGGGAGTGTGTTCCATGGTTCTCCCAGACATCCCCGGCCCGTCGGTTGGGTCACAGGAGCACGTCCAGCCCCCAGACATCACCAGCACCCTGGGTCAGGGCCAGAGTCAACCAGACCTCCCGCCGGACCTCCCTGACCTACCCCGGGTGTCTGCAGAGGACAGGGAGCAGAGACCTGCAGACATCCTAGACCAGGTCTGTGAGGGGGACAAGAAGCCAGGTGACTCCACCGACCCTGGGCCTTCTAAACCCCCACGGCAGTTCACTGTAGAGCCCGACATTGTAGCCAGCACCAAGAAGCCTCCGCCCTCACGCCCCCCTCCTCCCAGCGGAGCTCCTCCTCCACGACCACCTCCCCCATCCCGACCTGCTCTACCCCTCAGCAAGAAGTCCCAGGAGTGTATGAGGCCCACAGGACTGGATG CGGAGCCAGAGGAGCCGTGTGGCCTGGTGTCTCCCAGCAGCACAGTGAGAGGCATCACCAAGGATCTGCAGCACTCTCTGGACTTGGCCAGCGCCACCAGCGGGGACAAGGTGGTCACAGCACAG GAGAATGAGGATGAGCAGGCATCCGGTCCCATTGATGACTCTCTAGGTCCTCAGCGCCCACGCTCCAACTCTGGCAGAGAGCTGACTGATGAG GAGATCCTGGCGAGTGTGATGATCAAGAATCTGGACACTGGGGAGGAGATCCCTCTGATCCAGGCAGAGGAGAAGCTTCCTACAGGGATCAACCCACTCACATTACACATCATGAGGAGGACCAAGGAGTACATCAC GAATGACGCCGCACAGTCCGATGATGATGACAGAGGCCAGGCTCCGCTGACTGACACAGACGGAGGGAAGCTGAAACAGAAAAC CACTCGGCTGAAGAAGTTCCTGGGCAAGTCTGTGAAGAGGGCCAAGCATCTGGCTGAGGAGTATGGGGAGAAGGCCGTCAACAAGGTGAAGAGTGTCCGTGATGAAG TTTTCCATAACGACCAGGATGACCCGTCGTCCAGTGACGATGAGGGGATGCCCTACACCCGGCCTGTCAAGTTCAAGGCAGCCCACAGCTTCAAGGGCCCCTTCGACTTTGATCAGGTTAAGGTGGTCCAGGACCTGAGCGGAGAGCACATG GGTGCAGTGTGGACCATGAAGTTCTCTCACTGCGGGAGGCTGTTGGCGACAGCAGGCCAGGACAACGTGGTGCGAATCTGGGTTCTGAAAAATTCCTTTGACTACTTCAACAACATGAGGGCAAAGTACAACACTGAAG GTCgtgtgtctccctctccctctcaggaAAGCCTGTGTTCCTCCAAATCAGACACGGACGGTGGG ATGAGCAGTGTTCCTGAAGACCCTGAGGACAAGAATCTCCCCTTCCGCCAAGTCCCGTTCTGCAAGTACAAGGGTCATACAGCTGARCTGCTTGACCTGTCCTGGTCAAAG AACTACTTCCTGCTTTCCTCYTCGATGGATAAGACCGTCCGACTGTGGCACATATCCAGGAGAGAGTGTCTATGRTGCTTTCAGCATATTGACTTTGTCACAGCCATCGCTTTCCATCCCAGA GATGACAGGTACTTTCTGAGTGGCTCTCTGGATGGGAAACTGCGTCTGTGGAACATCCCAGACAAGAAGGTGGCTCTGTGGAACGAGGTGGATGGACAAACACGCCTCATCACTGCTGCCAACTTCTGCCAGAACGGGAAGTACGCTGTCATTGGCACCTACGATGGCCGCTGCATCTTCTACGACACAGAG CGCCTTAAATACCACACCCAGATCCATGTACGGTCAACCAGAGGCAGGAACCGAGTGGGACGGAAAATCACAGGCATCGAGCCTCTGCCTGGAGAGAACAAG ATTCTGGTAACCTCCAATGACTGCAGGATCCGCCTGTATGACCTAAGGGACCTGTCTCTGTCCATGAAGTACAAGGGTTATGTCAACAGCAGTAGTCAGATCAAAGCCAGCTTCAG CCATGACTATTCGTTCATTGTGAGTGGCTCAGAAGACAAGTACGTGTACATCTGGAGCACCTACCATGATCTGAGCAAGTTTACCTCCGTACGACGAGACCGCAATGACTTCTGGGAGGGAATTAAAG CCCACAATGCAGTAGTGACATCGGCCATTTTCGCCCCCCATCCTAACCTGATCGTCCCCCAGGAGGCGGGGGCAGAGAAAGCGGGGGCTGGGGCCGATGCAGAGTGTAAGAGCGTGGACTCCACTGATTCCGAGACCATTCCCTCAG GGGCTCTGAAGGCCGATCATACAGAGGTTCTGCTCTCTGCTGACTTCACCGGCGCCATTAAAGTTTTcatcaatgtaaaaaaatactGA
- the LOC111964223 gene encoding WD repeat-containing protein 44 isoform X1, with translation MASDSDTEEFYDAAEDVNFTPPPKLTPTQFVLPTPQGVVESSPEDVAVGLATLEARQDDPIQIIDSIIEESQKGIVAEEALLMGERDVETRMESQVKKENKAHVEPEHPAVEPQPVVERSKQPQEQQGVCSMVLPDIPGPSVGSQEHVQPPDITSTLGQGQSQPDLPPDLPDLPRVSAEDREQRPADILDQVCEGDKKPGDSTDPGPSKPPRQFTVEPDIVASTKKPPPSRPPPPSGAPPPRPPPPSRPALPLSKKSQECMRPTGLDAEPEEPCGLVSPSSTVRGITKDLQHSLDLASATSGDKVVTAQENEDEQASGPIDDSLGPQRPRSNSGRELTDEEILASVMIKNLDTGEEIPLIQAEEKLPTGINPLTLHIMRRTKEYITNDAAQSDDDDRGQAPLTDTDGGKLKQKTTRLKKFLGKSVKRAKHLAEEYGEKAVNKVKSVRDEVFHNDQDDPSSSDDEGMPYTRPVKFKAAHSFKGPFDFDQVKVVQDLSGEHMGAVWTMKFSHCGRLLATAGQDNVVRIWVLKNSFDYFNNMRAKYNTEGRVSPSPSQESLCSSKSDTDGGVSKMSSVPEDPEDKNLPFRQVPFCKYKGHTAELLDLSWSKNYFLLSSSMDKTVRLWHISRRECLXCFQHIDFVTAIAFHPRDDRYFLSGSLDGKLRLWNIPDKKVALWNEVDGQTRLITAANFCQNGKYAVIGTYDGRCIFYDTERLKYHTQIHVRSTRGRNRVGRKITGIEPLPGENKILVTSNDCRIRLYDLRDLSLSMKYKGYVNSSSQIKASFSHDYSFIVSGSEDKYVYIWSTYHDLSKFTSVRRDRNDFWEGIKAHNAVVTSAIFAPHPNLIVPQEAGAEKAGAGADAECKSVDSTDSETIPSGALKADHTEVLLSADFTGAIKVFINVKKY, from the exons ATCATCGACAGCATCATTGAGGAGAGCCAGAAGGGAATTGTGGCGGAGGAGGCTCTGctgatgggagagagggatgttgAGACAAGGATGGAGTCACAGGTGAAGAAGGAGAATAAGGCCCATGTAGAACCAGAGCATCCTGCTGTGGAACCTCAGCCTGTGGTTGAGAGATCAAAGCAGCCTCAGGAACAGCAGGGAGTGTGTTCCATGGTTCTCCCAGACATCCCCGGCCCGTCGGTTGGGTCACAGGAGCACGTCCAGCCCCCAGACATCACCAGCACCCTGGGTCAGGGCCAGAGTCAACCAGACCTCCCGCCGGACCTCCCTGACCTACCCCGGGTGTCTGCAGAGGACAGGGAGCAGAGACCTGCAGACATCCTAGACCAGGTCTGTGAGGGGGACAAGAAGCCAGGTGACTCCACCGACCCTGGGCCTTCTAAACCCCCACGGCAGTTCACTGTAGAGCCCGACATTGTAGCCAGCACCAAGAAGCCTCCGCCCTCACGCCCCCCTCCTCCCAGCGGAGCTCCTCCTCCACGACCACCTCCCCCATCCCGACCTGCTCTACCCCTCAGCAAGAAGTCCCAGGAGTGTATGAGGCCCACAGGACTGGATG CGGAGCCAGAGGAGCCGTGTGGCCTGGTGTCTCCCAGCAGCACAGTGAGAGGCATCACCAAGGATCTGCAGCACTCTCTGGACTTGGCCAGCGCCACCAGCGGGGACAAGGTGGTCACAGCACAG GAGAATGAGGATGAGCAGGCATCCGGTCCCATTGATGACTCTCTAGGTCCTCAGCGCCCACGCTCCAACTCTGGCAGAGAGCTGACTGATGAG GAGATCCTGGCGAGTGTGATGATCAAGAATCTGGACACTGGGGAGGAGATCCCTCTGATCCAGGCAGAGGAGAAGCTTCCTACAGGGATCAACCCACTCACATTACACATCATGAGGAGGACCAAGGAGTACATCAC GAATGACGCCGCACAGTCCGATGATGATGACAGAGGCCAGGCTCCGCTGACTGACACAGACGGAGGGAAGCTGAAACAGAAAAC CACTCGGCTGAAGAAGTTCCTGGGCAAGTCTGTGAAGAGGGCCAAGCATCTGGCTGAGGAGTATGGGGAGAAGGCCGTCAACAAGGTGAAGAGTGTCCGTGATGAAG TTTTCCATAACGACCAGGATGACCCGTCGTCCAGTGACGATGAGGGGATGCCCTACACCCGGCCTGTCAAGTTCAAGGCAGCCCACAGCTTCAAGGGCCCCTTCGACTTTGATCAGGTTAAGGTGGTCCAGGACCTGAGCGGAGAGCACATG GGTGCAGTGTGGACCATGAAGTTCTCTCACTGCGGGAGGCTGTTGGCGACAGCAGGCCAGGACAACGTGGTGCGAATCTGGGTTCTGAAAAATTCCTTTGACTACTTCAACAACATGAGGGCAAAGTACAACACTGAAG GTCgtgtgtctccctctccctctcaggaAAGCCTGTGTTCCTCCAAATCAGACACGGACGGTGGGGTGAGTAAG ATGAGCAGTGTTCCTGAAGACCCTGAGGACAAGAATCTCCCCTTCCGCCAAGTCCCGTTCTGCAAGTACAAGGGTCATACAGCTGARCTGCTTGACCTGTCCTGGTCAAAG AACTACTTCCTGCTTTCCTCYTCGATGGATAAGACCGTCCGACTGTGGCACATATCCAGGAGAGAGTGTCTATGRTGCTTTCAGCATATTGACTTTGTCACAGCCATCGCTTTCCATCCCAGA GATGACAGGTACTTTCTGAGTGGCTCTCTGGATGGGAAACTGCGTCTGTGGAACATCCCAGACAAGAAGGTGGCTCTGTGGAACGAGGTGGATGGACAAACACGCCTCATCACTGCTGCCAACTTCTGCCAGAACGGGAAGTACGCTGTCATTGGCACCTACGATGGCCGCTGCATCTTCTACGACACAGAG CGCCTTAAATACCACACCCAGATCCATGTACGGTCAACCAGAGGCAGGAACCGAGTGGGACGGAAAATCACAGGCATCGAGCCTCTGCCTGGAGAGAACAAG ATTCTGGTAACCTCCAATGACTGCAGGATCCGCCTGTATGACCTAAGGGACCTGTCTCTGTCCATGAAGTACAAGGGTTATGTCAACAGCAGTAGTCAGATCAAAGCCAGCTTCAG CCATGACTATTCGTTCATTGTGAGTGGCTCAGAAGACAAGTACGTGTACATCTGGAGCACCTACCATGATCTGAGCAAGTTTACCTCCGTACGACGAGACCGCAATGACTTCTGGGAGGGAATTAAAG CCCACAATGCAGTAGTGACATCGGCCATTTTCGCCCCCCATCCTAACCTGATCGTCCCCCAGGAGGCGGGGGCAGAGAAAGCGGGGGCTGGGGCCGATGCAGAGTGTAAGAGCGTGGACTCCACTGATTCCGAGACCATTCCCTCAG GGGCTCTGAAGGCCGATCATACAGAGGTTCTGCTCTCTGCTGACTTCACCGGCGCCATTAAAGTTTTcatcaatgtaaaaaaatactGA